The nucleotide window ACACCCGCAACGAAGGTGTACAAACGACGCCAGTAGTTCGTGCGGAGTCTCCAGTAATCACGGTCATGTATCCATGATGCTGTAAGTTTCTCTACAAGTCCCAGAAGGAAGTATTGAAGATCGAGTCGAGTTGATTCATTTTCTTGATTGGCACATATTCGATTAATTCTTTTAATAAATAAGAACAAACTGCGTAAAAACTCAACTCGAGCCCACGTTCGACGCGAAATCATTATTCCTTTATCATGCTGACTCAATATAAGTATTCGGCTGGGCTGCGGATTGGCAGGTACGCACACCTACTGATAAGCTAATACACCCTTGGCAACGCTGCAAGTAAACCCTATATCAAACCAATTCCCCTAGTGGGAAGGAAGGGTGAGAATCGCTGGGTTCAAAATAAATCTTGCCACAAAATAGGTCGAAAACCCGATATTCGCTCGGTTTGCTCTTGAGCCCGCCGTGTAGCCAGTCGATATTTACTCTTGAGTGTGGCGAGGAGGGGAGATCATAGCAAGAACGAACACCAGCATCCCCCTCATAGACAGACAAACAGATGATCTCCTACACGCCCCGAATGACCGATACGTTCGCTATCTCGCTTGAGCTGAAAGAACGCCTACAAAGAGGAACCAGTCTTTACGACGCATTCGAAGCGCTTGACCATCCGTTTTCGTTCCCAGAGAATCAATATCCTGAGTGGCACTCCACATCATATCCGTTTCGCGGCATGGTCAAACTGTTTTACTACCGGGAAATCACCGGAGAGAGCTATCGATCGCTAACGCGCCAGCAAGAACTTGCAGTCTTGTTCGGCCTCAAGAAAATCCCAGACGAATCAGTACTCTCTCGAACTTGGCACAACCGATTCGACGATGCGGGTCGTGCCTTCGTCACCAATGGAGCACACGATCTCGTCTGGAGGATCGAAAACGGGGATTTCTACGCTCCTGAAGTACGGTCACTAGAAGAGATCGAGACACCACTCAACGAGACTGACGACAAATCTGAGAGTCAACCCACGTTTACTAACGCCCAGATCTCTCGGACAACCCATCTCGCACGCGACCACGCATTTAGGTCGTTCAACTCTGGTCGAGCCCAGAACACGACTTACGAGGATACTCGCTTTCTCGAACTTCAGACGTTCATTGGGATGGCTGGTTGTGGAACACCGCAGGGCGCGAGACGGTTTCAGATCCGCCGAGGTACGGAGTACGGGCCACATGGCGATACGCACCTTCGGACAGTCAAAAAATTCGATCCTGAGGGTCTGATCGCTGGATTTCAACAGGCGACAGAGCGGCTTCTATCTGTGATCCAGTCAGAAGTCACGTTCCGTCGTCCTGTTACCGTTGCGATCGATATCACGACGCTGCGATACTATGGCGATGTCGAAGGAATGCGGATGGTTAGCGGGACGAAAGACGGTGATGGACGGGGATTCAAATTTGCGACGCTCTCGATCGTCGGATGGAACATTCCCATCATATTAGCCGTTGAGCCCGTCCGTGAGAGCTCCGCATGGGATGAGAACCCGCCGAATCGGATTCATCGTGTGGTCCGACGGCTCGTTCGACGAGCACAAGAGCTCGTTCCGATTGAGACGGTTCTCTGTGACGCTGAATTCGACGCAAAGTTGGTCTACCAAACGCTGTCAAACCTCGGCGTGAACTACCTGGTTCCAAAGCGGTCGTTCAACGCAGAGCGAGCAGCGATCAAGCGGATGAGCGAGGATGGGCAAGACGTCGCGGTCGAATCAACGACGGTTCACACTGATCAGGGATCGCATGCGATGCGGTTCTTGTATGTCCCCTCGACGAAAGGAGACGGTACAGCCGTCTTCGCAACGAACCTCAGGGTCGGGCCAGCCGAGGCCGAGGCGTACTGTCAGCGATATAGCCGCCGATGGCAAATCGAAAACGAGTACAAGTCGATCAAGTACGACTTCTTAGCGAAAACCTCCTCGAAAGACTACCGCGTTCGATTGTTTTACTTCGTGTTCGCAGCGCTACTGCACAATATCTGGCGGCTTACCGACTTCCTCCTGAAAACGGGAATTAGCGACGATATAGACTACGCGCCCGTACTGACAGCTGGTGAGTGTGTAGAATGGGTTTCTTCTGCACTGATTCCAGCAGACTAAGCAGCTCTCAACTCGGTACGCCCTTCGCGAGTGGAAACACTTTCTCGAAGCAGGAGTTTCAGACGGGAATCCGACACTTACAGAGTTCACTTCGAGAATCGACCGAAGAGTTCGATCAGGATAGATGATTCTGGCGAATATCCTATTGAATAAAACCGGAAACTGGCCATCCTCCGAAACTGTGAAATGTGAAACTGAGCGAATTTCATATAGCATCATACAATATATTCTGGGCTGAATTGACTCTGAAATCCAGAATGCAGGCATTTCAGGCGGTTTCTGTGGTGAATAAGGACTGTCCAAGATCACTTTGTTTTAACCACGTAAAGACAAGTGGATTCGAGGGGGTCCGCGCTGTCCCCTCATCCCAACCGATGCCCGCTGACTCAGACGCCCAAGAACTGGACAACGTAGCACGTCCAAGCCACCGGGAACAGCGGCTGGTCAAGATGCACCATATCAGTTGCTGTGCATGCGGTTTCTTTATTCATGAACGGTTGTGTAACTGTCGGCTCATATTTTCTAACCATATCAGTAGAAATATAGCGCCACCCATAGTGTCTAGTTGAGGAATCTCCACCTACATTCCAGCATATTTTCGGATAATCATTGCACAAACAGTTGAGGATCTATATTCCAGTTCGTTATGGCTTTAGAGACCTGACCTGTCTTGCCACTTCGAGACGGCGTAAAGAAAGAAGATCGCGATTGCTACCGTGAATATCGCTCCCTTAATTAAAAGATCTTGAACAGTCGTCACATCTTGCATCACTCGAAGAAATAAGCCGAGAAAGATGATCCCCAGTATGAGCAAGAGGAATATATCAAATCGACCTATCGATCTGATCTTCTCCACCATTACCTATCTGTCGGGTGGCTACAAGAAAAATTCTCGGTTCAATCTCTGTAGCTGAGCGCTTCTCCTCCCGTCGCGAAGCACACCATGACATTAGTACCGCCGTACCTGTAATCAATGAGGTCAGATACAATTTTCATATCGGTGAGAAACATCGGTGCGGCTCTGTTGAAATCATTAGAACCTGGCAAAACCATGTGACACAGACAGAGGGTGATACAGCAGGTAGTACTCCGTCGAAATTGGTATCGTAAGACACATAATACCAGCGTATGTCTGAAGCAACCACGGGATCAAGCGGCGATGATGAAATCGTCACGGTGAATTTCAAAGTCACACAGGCGTTTCTCACCGAAATAGACAACACATGGCAGGAACGCGGGTTCAACAGCCGAAGCGAATTTGTTCGCTACACCCTCCGAGACGCGACTGAATTTCCGACATTCGACCGCGATGAACTCATCGCTCTCCTCCAAGCAGAGGAAAACATCCGTGAAGGACGGACGATGAGTACAGACGAAGCCCGCGAGCAGTTCGGAACGGACAGCGATGAGTGAGGTGGGCTGGACGTGGGAACTCACAGCAACAGCACAGGACGTCCTTTCGGTCCTTTCTCCAACTGAGCAAGAGCGGATACTGAAAATCTCGACGTGATTATTGACCGAACAACCCGTGTGTGGTGGTAACTCTGCCCAAACAGATAGCACGGGGGTTAAAGAAGATCAAACAAGCCTGGATCAATGAGACAGAATCCTTGATTAAAAAGATCCCTTTAATGAAAGGAGACTGCCTGTGTACCACGCCTAATTCGACGTAAGGGAATCAAC belongs to Halogeometricum borinquense DSM 11551 and includes:
- a CDS encoding transposase yields the protein MISYTPRMTDTFAISLELKERLQRGTSLYDAFEALDHPFSFPENQYPEWHSTSYPFRGMVKLFYYREITGESYRSLTRQQELAVLFGLKKIPDESVLSRTWHNRFDDAGRAFVTNGAHDLVWRIENGDFYAPEVRSLEEIETPLNETDDKSESQPTFTNAQISRTTHLARDHAFRSFNSGRAQNTTYEDTRFLELQTFIGMAGCGTPQGARRFQIRRGTEYGPHGDTHLRTVKKFDPEGLIAGFQQATERLLSVIQSEVTFRRPVTVAIDITTLRYYGDVEGMRMVSGTKDGDGRGFKFATLSIVGWNIPIILAVEPVRESSAWDENPPNRIHRVVRRLVRRAQELVPIETVLCDAEFDAKLVYQTLSNLGVNYLVPKRSFNAERAAIKRMSEDGQDVAVESTTVHTDQGSHAMRFLYVPSTKGDGTAVFATNLRVGPAEAEAYCQRYSRRWQIENEYKSIKYDFLAKTSSKDYRVRLFYFVFAALLHNIWRLTDFLLKTGISDDIDYAPVLTAGECVEWVSSALIPAD
- a CDS encoding ribbon-helix-helix domain-containing protein, with the protein product MSEATTGSSGDDEIVTVNFKVTQAFLTEIDNTWQERGFNSRSEFVRYTLRDATEFPTFDRDELIALLQAEENIREGRTMSTDEAREQFGTDSDE